The Candidatus Dojkabacteria bacterium genomic interval AACCTGTCACGAAGTGATATTGCTAGTTTATTGTAGTGTTCAGCAACTTTAAGCCCAATGTTTCTACTACCGCTATGTATCATAATCCAAACAAAACCTTCGGTATCCGTTAAAAGGTCAATAAAATGATTCCCACCACCCAAAGTTCCCACCTGTTTTCGAGCATTGTTATATTCTTGTGTAACTATAGGGAGATCGGTAAATGAAGTTGACGGCATATAATTTTCGGAAAGCATGTGCTTATGCCTGTTAAACCCCAAAGGAATACTAGCTCTAATAAATGACATGATCGAAATAAGCTGATTTTTGGAAAGATTTTTCGCACTTGTTTTTACTGCACACATACCACAACCAATATCAACACCAACCGCATTAGGTATAACTACGCCATCGGTTGCTAAAACGCCACCAATTGGCATTCCATAACCCACGTGTACGTCGGGCATAATTGCAATATGATGAAAAGCGAAAGGATGATTGGCTAAGTTTTTTGCCTGAACAAGAGCCTCATCGTCGATATGGTCGGTCCAGATTTTTATGGGAATCTTTTCTGTCTCTATTATCTGCATTATCATACTTACATAATAGCAGAACCTAATCTTTTATAACAACAACGGCCATATTGTTTAAGTTTGCAAAGCCGGTTAAAAAGGTGTCTATAGTTATGGTCTGATAAATTCCTGTTCCCACATTCATAATATAAACATTGTTTTCGTCAACACCGCGCAATAAAACTGCGTGCTCACCCCATATCCAGGGATTCTCGATTCCATCTTCTGATATCATTGTCCCCACTTCTTTTGTTTTATAATCATTGCTTGTCCACGCAATTGCAGGATATCCGTGCAAAATATAGTTTGAAAGTTCTGTAAAGTCCCAGCCTGTTTTGGATACACTTTTGGAAAATCCATTTGCAACCAAATACTCGTAGATAGGTTCGTTATAAACTCCGTAGCCATCAACGTAAACAACGGGCACATCAATATTTCCTACAAACTGTTCCTGTGGATTACTCCAGTGTAAGTTACCATCGGTATCAAAATATCGAGCCGACACAGTATCGGTTCCTACAGCAGCAATTATCTCTTCTTCTGATATATCTACACCAAAATAAAGCATTGCAGAATGAGTAGATGCAAATTCACATGATGCACGATGTTTTTGAGCATATAAAGGAATGTCTAGAAGAATTTGTGTTGAAATTGGAATTTTTGTAGCTTCCGAAAGCGACTCCGAAAGAGAAGTCACCTGATTTGTACAGCTTGATACTTCACTAGAAAGCTGGATATTTGTGTCAGATATTTCATCGACTGCTCTATTTGAAAGATTTAGTTTGTTTCGAAGCGTTTCGGAATAGATAAAAAAGGAAACAACACAAGTAATTAGGACTATGTAGGAGGTAACAAGCAGTATTACTTTAGACCTAAGTTTCATATGAAAATGATAGCACAGAAAGAAAAACTAAAGAACTCCATCTAGTACGAAAACGTCCTGAGGATATAGGTAATAGGTTCTGGATTTATCTCCTTTATAAACTGGCGGAAAAATAGTTTCGATATCTCCATCCTTCACTTCTCGTACCACACCAATTTCACCGCGAGGAAGACATTCATCGCCGGCAAGCCGATCTGTTATTACAATAACGTGATCACGCTGCTTAGGATCCTGATCAGACAAGGTTACTTCCACTTCTTTTCTGTTTACTGTTACAAGTATTTTAGTACCTGGTTCTATATCTCCGGGAAATTTATCCTTTAATTTTATAACAGGAACTTTCTGTTTTTCCACTACTAAGAGCAACTTAATTAAGTTGTCAAGCGTCATACTTAAAACATTGGTTTCACCTACTCCTCTACTGGAGCAATGCCTAGAACCAATAAATTCTGACCCATAACGTAGACCGAGTCGGACTGGCCTTGGAATGTTATAAAATAGCCCCCTGACTCAGCCCTACAATCAAAAGTGCCTACTTTCCCAGCCAGCTCTTCTAGGTCACACGAATTTCTAACGACAATAATCTGATCCCCGCGAGTAACAGTTGATCCATTAATTACTTGTAATATCATCTCCCTAAATTCTACCTCCCCGCTCTCAGGATTTTCTACAGGAACCAAAATTACATCGCCAGGTTCAAAAGTAGTCCGAAGAAAAAGTACCTCATTAGCACGTACCCCGTGAAATTTATCCGAGGATGTACGGGCGGAAAAAGTACATACAGAGGATTGTAGATCATTAGAACAACATTCTTGTGTGTTTTCCGTAATAATGCCAACGTTACCAGGAGTAGAGTTGTGTCGACGCGCAGATTCAGTAAATACAACCTGGTCACCAACCACAAATTCACCATCACCATTAGCGCTGAAGCTATCCAACACTTTTCTAAAGGTAATTTTCCCAGCCGGATCAACAAAGGGGACAACTGTACCAGTAACAAGTGGGCAGCCATCAAGTACTTTATAGCCAGATAGCTCAAAAGGAAGTTCTTCCACAGAAGATTGAGGAGAGAATTGAGTCTTTTTATTATAAGACCAAATAAGTTTCTTCCCGTATTCTACTATAAGCCCTTTACAAAATCAACCTGATAATATTTAAGTATAAACCCACAAAAGATAAAGGATGAGAAATCTAGCTTTTCGTGCTAAAATAAAGGGAGCTAATATAAACTCTTTTTAAAATAGACCCACGTAAGATAGAAGAAAAAGCAGAAGCGGTAATAGGAAGCACATTCCCAGAAGATGAAGATTTAACCCTTCCAATAAGTCTTTCGGAAATTCTTAAGAAATATTCGTTCAAAGTAAAATACGTTACATTTGATCAGGACAAAATAAAGAAACTGCTTGGATCTTCATCCAAAAACATAGTTGCCGCCCTTTTAGAGAAAACAATCTTTATAAGTAAGCTACTCTCTGCAGTTGATCAAAAACTGGCAATAGCCCACGAACTAGGTAATCACTTTGCAAACGATCTGGAATCAGTTCTCACAAGCAAAAAAGATTTACGTGTCAACGATTCACAAGACACAAAACCCGAGATAATCACAGCAAATCTTTTTGCCACCGCTTTACTTATGCCAAAAGACCTTGTAATCGGAATCTGGCAAGACGCAGGCAATATTTCCCTAATGTCACAATTATTTTTAGTAGACGAAAGTGTTATGTTATGGCGACTATATAACCTGGGCGTAATATATGACCCAATAAAAAAATTAACAAAATAGCAGATGGAGCAACCAACAAAAATTGATATACAGAAAATAGCAAAAGAGATTTCTACTACCGATCAAGTCGCAGAGCTAAAAAAAGATGAAACCAAACAGGAAGCCGAGGTAAAAAAGGTTGCAATGAAAGAAAAAATTGATTATCTTGACCAGAAACAGGAACTTGAACTAAACGATATTCTTAATAGGCTTAAAACCCGACGCTGGGTTGCTATTGTGCTTTTTATATTACTATTCTTGCAAAATATAGCTGTTTTCGGACTTTTTGTATATGTACTATTAGTTACCGGAATTCCGACAGAAAAAATAGATATGTTTAAGATAGTGCTACCCATTGTTATCCCCGCAACTCTTGGTGAAACTGCTTATGCCATAAAGGTTATTGTTGAGTGGTTGTATAAAGAAGTAAGGTATTAGTTGTTGGTTGTTAGTAGTTAGTGGCGAAGGGAGTTTATTAATGAATTAAGCTGTTTCCCAAGTTTATCGAGTCGTATTAAAAGTTTTTTTTTCTCTACATCTGATAATAAGTCACAGGTTGTCGCAAGTTCTATACATGTAACCGTCTCATTAACACTACCTCTGGCAATTCCGAGAAACCTTACAAATCCTGGCTTCGTTAACTGACCACAACCCTCAGCAATGTTAAGAGAAACGGAAATCGCAGCTCTTCTTAATTGATCAGCTAACCCAAATCGATGTTCCGGTGGAAATGGTTGAGTTAGCTTTACAATGTCTGTAGCCAGGTTAATTGATTCCTGCCAAATCCTGAGATCTCGATATGACTGCTTCATGAAACTATTTTACAGGGACCAACCAGACGGATAAATAGACTAACTTTTCAAAATGTCAACTTAAGAGATAAACTAATCATTTCCATCAACCAATTACTGTTTCCCTTATCCTACTAATTACTACCTTCCCATCGGCCTTACCCTTTAGTTTCTGCATGACTTTGCCAACCAAAAACATAATAGCAGAGTCTTTTCCGGCTTTGATTTGGGCAACAATATTGGCATTTTCGGAAATAACTTCGGAAACGGCAGAATTTAGCGCGGTTTCATCTGTTTCAACCTGGGTGTTAAGCATTCCAATGGCCTTTTGGTGATCCATTCCTGGATTTATTTTTTTATTTAGCATAGCTTTTGCAATTACTACACTATCGGCATCGGGATTTTTGTCACACAGTTCCACAAAATAGTTGTACAGCTCGGGATTTGTAACAAAGTTGTATACGAAATAATCGGCCTGCTTTTTGTTAAGCTTGTATTTATCCATAAGCTTAAACCGTTTGGCATTTGGAAGGTCAGGGAGAGGATCACTGGTTCTTGGTTGTTGATTATTAGCACCGGGATCTTTGTCCAAAAGAATTCTGGGAATATCAGGCTCGGGAAAATACCTGTAATCAGCGGCAGACTCTTTAGATCTTAGCACATATGTCTCTTTTTTCTTTTTGTTGTAACCACGAGTTTCCTGATGTAACGCTTCTCCAGTCTCTAGCGCCTTTATCTGCCTTTGTATCTCGTAGTCAATTGCCGCTTTTGCGTACCTAAACGAGTTAATATTTTTAAGTTCGACCTTATAGTTTGGTAATTGTTGGCTGTTGGAGGCTTGATTTCTGGTTGCTAATCTGACCGAAACATTAGGTTCCAACCGCATACTACCCTTTTCCATATCGGCATCCGAAATTCCTAAATATCTTGCGATTAATTGAAGCTCTTTTAGAAATTCAATAACAGTGTCACTTTCCGAAAAGTCCGGTTCTGTAACAATTTCAACAAGAGGAACTCCTGATCTGTTAAAGTTTATAAGCGTTTCATCGCCTATTCTTTTTAATGTTGCCGTGTCTTCTTCTGCATGAACACGACGAATTCTCACGGTCTGTTTTCCACCAAAATCCACGCCTTCTCCGCTTCCTAAGCCCACGGGCTCATCGTATTGGCTTATTTGGTACCCCTTGGGAAGATCCAGATAAAAATAATGTTTTCTGTCGAATTTAATACTTTGGGAGATATTACAATTAAGCGCTTGCGCTAACATAATCACATATTCAATTGCTTTATTATTTGGACTTGGCATTGCACCGGGTAACCCAAGACACACAGGACAAACCTGCGAATTAGGCTCTTTTTCGAAATGGTTAGCACTACAGCCACAAAACATTTTACTTTTTGTACTTAACTCCATGTGAATTTCGAGCCCTATTACGGCCTCGTACTTCTTATCCATTCTCAAAAGCCTCTGCAAAGTTATACAAAACATCTTCTCTAAACTTTTCACTGATTAGCTGCATTCCAATAGGCAAACCTTCTTTAGAAAACCCAGCAGGTATTGATATTGCCGGCAAACCGGTTGGGTTAATGCTTGCCGTAAATGCATCGGCTAACCACTCTTTTAACGGATCGTCAATATTTTCACCGATTTTAAATGGCAGCACAGGCATTGTGGGAGTAAGAACAACGTCAATTCTCTCGATTGCATCATTTGAAAAAACTTTCATAAAGTCAATTTCCAAAAGCCGCCTAGCCTTATTTGCTTTTTTGTAATACTGATCGGCGTAACCTTCCGAAAGTGCAAATGTTCCAATCATTACTCTACGCTTCTCTTCCTCGGAAAACCCTTCTCCTCTGGCCTGTTCCAT includes:
- a CDS encoding C39 family peptidase — its product is MKLRSKVILLVTSYIVLITCVVSFFIYSETLRNKLNLSNRAVDEISDTNIQLSSEVSSCTNQVTSLSESLSEATKIPISTQILLDIPLYAQKHRASCEFASTHSAMLYFGVDISEEEIIAAVGTDTVSARYFDTDGNLHWSNPQEQFVGNIDVPVVYVDGYGVYNEPIYEYLVANGFSKSVSKTGWDFTELSNYILHGYPAIAWTSNDYKTKEVGTMISEDGIENPWIWGEHAVLLRGVDENNVYIMNVGTGIYQTITIDTFLTGFANLNNMAVVVIKD
- a CDS encoding ImmA/IrrE family metallo-endopeptidase, translating into MDPRKIEEKAEAVIGSTFPEDEDLTLPISLSEILKKYSFKVKYVTFDQDKIKKLLGSSSKNIVAALLEKTIFISKLLSAVDQKLAIAHELGNHFANDLESVLTSKKDLRVNDSQDTKPEIITANLFATALLMPKDLVIGIWQDAGNISLMSQLFLVDESVMLWRLYNLGVIYDPIKKLTK
- a CDS encoding four helix bundle protein — encoded protein: MKQSYRDLRIWQESINLATDIVKLTQPFPPEHRFGLADQLRRAAISVSLNIAEGCGQLTKPGFVRFLGIARGSVNETVTCIELATTCDLLSDVEKKKLLIRLDKLGKQLNSLINSLRH
- the gatB gene encoding Asp-tRNA(Asn)/Glu-tRNA(Gln) amidotransferase subunit GatB, which translates into the protein MDKKYEAVIGLEIHMELSTKSKMFCGCSANHFEKEPNSQVCPVCLGLPGAMPSPNNKAIEYVIMLAQALNCNISQSIKFDRKHYFYLDLPKGYQISQYDEPVGLGSGEGVDFGGKQTVRIRRVHAEEDTATLKRIGDETLINFNRSGVPLVEIVTEPDFSESDTVIEFLKELQLIARYLGISDADMEKGSMRLEPNVSVRLATRNQASNSQQLPNYKVELKNINSFRYAKAAIDYEIQRQIKALETGEALHQETRGYNKKKKETYVLRSKESAADYRYFPEPDIPRILLDKDPGANNQQPRTSDPLPDLPNAKRFKLMDKYKLNKKQADYFVYNFVTNPELYNYFVELCDKNPDADSVVIAKAMLNKKINPGMDHQKAIGMLNTQVETDETALNSAVSEVISENANIVAQIKAGKDSAIMFLVGKVMQKLKGKADGKVVISRIRETVIG